The Naumovozyma castellii chromosome 2, complete genome sequence AGACGTCAAGGCTCATACAAATTTGGCCAGCCAGGGATACCAATGACTCCCTCAGCAACGAACCAGCATGAAAGAAACATATCTATTATCGCGTCACCAATTCAGATTCCGGACAACAATATATCTGAAGAACTATCAACGGCATCCTTAGAACATATTCAACCTGATGATATCTTAACTACATCAAGAATTCAAGATAtgaataaaattgaatcGGATGGCGCTTCTAGTTCAAATGGAAATGGTGCTATTGGAATGTCCAGAACACCTctcaaatttgaaatccaTATTGTTAAGGTTAGAATAGTAGGGTTGGCTGGTGTCCATTTCAAGAAGGTGTCCGGAAATACATGGCTTTACAAAGAGTTGGCCTCGCATATTTTAAAGGATTTAAATCTTTAATCTTCTTATTTATGATCTATATATTTTGATCCATTTAATGTTATATTCTatacaattttttttgacTATCTGtaataattaaaataaataatacccacaataaaatttcttcaagagaGTAGTCAATAACTCGTTCGAAATACTGATAGTTTCAGCTTCTAGTTAAACAAATAGTTTTCTGCGGCACTCCCCATCAGATATTGTTCTTGAAGAGATTTCTTCGAGATCGCAATGTATTTTGATACCAATACGAGTACAGGCTTGAATCATCCATAATGCATCAAAGTCTCTTACCATTCCTGGCTTCGTTCCATGATCTTACTCCAATTAGTACTTCTAAATATATGATTTCACTCgagaaaaaaagaaaggtTTCTCATTTCTCAAAGAGCATTCTGATACAGATCCATCTTCAGCAATAGCGCTTGAACGGAGCCACTTTAATCTATGATGCACTTTCCGACCTTGATTTCTAATCTGTAGTTCTTCGATAAAGTCATACTTGTCAGTATTTCTAGTGACAATTAGTTGACCAAAATTATAATCAAATTCTAGCTTCCAAAAGCAAATAGCACTTCCACGAGGTTTCGTTTCTATCGAAAAATGACTAACGACTTTAGAAGGTTCATCAGTAGTTAACAATCTTAGGCATCTTCCGTCTTCATAAAATCTGAAATATCTATAATACGTGATCATCTGGACAGGGCTTAGCAATGAAGACGACCCCTCTGCATTTGCACCATATCGCATGTAGTTTACGACACTGATGTAAATCCCTTGGAACTTCACAAACGGTCTATTCTTTATCATTTCTCTATCATCACCTCCCCAAAGAtctctttcaattaatttaagATCATCTTTAGTTTTGAATTCTACCGTTTGCTTATCGTACACTTGCTTCGAATAAATGAAATCGGAAAACGTTTGGAAGGGGGTGGTGCTGTGAAAacataatttattaaaggTAGAGCAAGTTAATGATAAGTTAACCCAAGATTCACCAGAGGATAAAACAACGTATTTTATTATCCTCAATAATATATCATTGGGCAGCATTTCCAATATCCAACAAGGTAAGAGCTCTTCTTTTGGTCTTTCCACATCGGTAGTCGAAGTTGGTATTGTTTCGTGAGGTCCGGTCTTTATCTCTAAAGCTTGTAACTTCTTATGCAATTCCCATTCCTCATGTAACTTCTTTCTATAAATCTTTTCCACGTTGTCATGTATTCGTAATGCATTTCTATAAAAATTGATGGCATCTGACATGGATCCatccttttctttcaaaacaCCCTTTTGCCAGATATCAAGAGCTCTTTCAATAGCCGAATCCTTCTCATGGGATACTAATTGTTCAGACATTTTTTGGTATTTTTGAAACGGCTACCACATTCAAGACATGTGTTGTTAGCTTCTTTTTAAgtatttgataaagtttCTAGATTAATCTTTAATTAAGTatagtttttttttctgttaAGATAGGTGAGAATTCACCGACGACAAAGAAAGTCTCGGGTTTTGATATAACTTCAAATGACAGAAAGTGGAAGTAATAAGCATAGAGAGTCGCAAACTAGGATGGACAAAGCTTGGTGGCTTTAATAACTATTGCAAAACAGGGCACTGAAGgacaatttttttatattacATATATTTGTTGCACATATTCTGAACAAGTTTTCCTTATACATATCATTATGTATATCTTACATAGAAAAGAACAAACTCtaaaaccaaaaaaaatattgtcGATAAGTGGCAGTGCACCTCAAATTACATGAAGATACTGTGGTTTTTAGATAGAAGATGCTTATTGTTGTCCATACGTTCCAGATATTTAGATACATATAtgtttatatataatagCAC is a genomic window containing:
- the HRT3 gene encoding SCF ubiquitin ligase complex subunit HRT3 (ancestral locus Anc_8.281), whose product is MSEQLVSHEKDSAIERALDIWQKGVLKEKDGSMSDAINFYRNALRIHDNVEKIYRKKLHEEWELHKKLQALEIKTGPHETIPTSTTDVERPKEELLPCWILEMLPNDILLRIIKYVVLSSGESWVNLSLTCSTFNKLCFHSTTPFQTFSDFIYSKQVYDKQTVEFKTKDDLKLIERDLWGGDDREMIKNRPFVKFQGIYISVVNYMRYGANAEGSSSLLSPVQMITYYRYFRFYEDGRCLRLLTTDEPSKVVSHFSIETKPRGSAICFWKLEFDYNFGQLIVTRNTDKYDFIEELQIRNQGRKVHHRLKWLRSSAIAEDGSVSECSLRNEKPFFFSRVKSYI